From a region of the Triticum aestivum cultivar Chinese Spring chromosome 7D, IWGSC CS RefSeq v2.1, whole genome shotgun sequence genome:
- the LOC123165139 gene encoding alpha/beta hydrolase domain-containing protein 17A isoform X2, giving the protein MGGVTSSVAAKFAFFPPDPPSYGVVDEEPPPPGVAPAGSDAAALSRRVLMTGVLWREGVEARRLRTRRGTEIIAMYVGCPKASLTVLYSHGNAADLGKMYELFIEFSARPHVNIMGYDYSGYGRSSGKNIEKIPLVKCPVLVIHGTSDDVVDFSHGKRIWELSQQKYEPLWIEGGDHCNLETFPVYIRHLKKFLSAVEKLPAGKEAAPESEKLLAGNEKPSDSVALSEPHLMTSQRLEPSRKSSRHEQPPRLSTERVDKHRRSTDVREKARSITHKERSRRSVDTFDRTRDENEQTDKPRKSIDRLGEMIRSMGLCNVDCFKEPSRKTEAC; this is encoded by the exons ATGGGTGGTGTGACGTCCTCGGTGGCCGCTAAGTTCGCCTTCTTCCCGCCCGACCCACCGTCTTACGGCGTGGTGGACGAGGAGCCGCCTCCGCCGGGCGTGGCTCCGGCGGGGAGTGACGCTGCAGCACTTTCTAGAAGGGTGTTGATGACGGGGGTTCTGTGGAGGGAGGGGGTGGAGGCACGTCGCCTCCGGACGCGGCGGGGCACGGAGATCATTGCTATGTATGTAGGGTGTCCCAAGGCGAGTCTCACCGTGCTGTACTCGCACGGCAATGCCGCCGACCTCGGCAAGATGTATGAGCTCTTCATAGAGTTCAGCGCTCGCCCCCACGTCAACATCATGGG GTATGATTATTCTGGTTATGGACGGTCATCAGGCAAG AACATCGAGAAAATTCCCCTTGTTAAATGCCCTGTTCTGGTGATTCAT GGTACAAGTGACGATGTTGTTGATTTTTCCCATGGAAAGCGGATATGGGAGCTGAGCCAACAGAAGTATGAGCCTCTGTGGATCGAGGGAGGCGACCACTGTAACTTGGAGACCTTCCCAGTGTACATAAGGCATCTGAAGAAGTTTCTGTCGGCTGTAGAGAAGTTGCCTGCTGGAAAAGAAGCAGCACCTGAGAGTGAGAAGTTGCTAGCTGGAAATGAAAAACCTTCAGATAGCGTCGCTCTTTCTGAGCCGCATTTGATGACCTCGCAGAGGTTAGAGCCATCGAGGAAGAGCTCAAGGCATGAGCAGCCTCCTAGGCTGAGCACTGAACGTGTAGATAAACACCGTCGAAGTACAGACGTCAGGGAAAAGGCAAGGTCCATCACACATAAGGAGAGATCAAGGAGAAGTGTCGATACATTTGACAGGACAAGAGATGAAAATGAACAGACAGACAAACCAAGGAAAAGCATTGACAG GCTTGGCGAGATGATTAGATCAATGGGCCTCTGCAATGTTGATTGCTTCAAAGAGCCTTCTCGAAAAACTGAGGCTTGCTGA
- the LOC123165139 gene encoding alpha/beta hydrolase domain-containing protein 17B isoform X1, with product MGGVTSSVAAKFAFFPPDPPSYGVVDEEPPPPGVAPAGSDAAALSRRVLMTGVLWREGVEARRLRTRRGTEIIAMYVGCPKASLTVLYSHGNAADLGKMYELFIEFSARPHVNIMGYDYSGYGRSSGKASEANTFADIESAYKCLVEVYGTREEDIVLYGQSVGSGPTVDLAAHLHHIRAVVLHSPILSGLRVMYSVKKTYWFDIYKNIEKIPLVKCPVLVIHGTSDDVVDFSHGKRIWELSQQKYEPLWIEGGDHCNLETFPVYIRHLKKFLSAVEKLPAGKEAAPESEKLLAGNEKPSDSVALSEPHLMTSQRLEPSRKSSRHEQPPRLSTERVDKHRRSTDVREKARSITHKERSRRSVDTFDRTRDENEQTDKPRKSIDRLGEMIRSMGLCNVDCFKEPSRKTEAC from the exons ATGGGTGGTGTGACGTCCTCGGTGGCCGCTAAGTTCGCCTTCTTCCCGCCCGACCCACCGTCTTACGGCGTGGTGGACGAGGAGCCGCCTCCGCCGGGCGTGGCTCCGGCGGGGAGTGACGCTGCAGCACTTTCTAGAAGGGTGTTGATGACGGGGGTTCTGTGGAGGGAGGGGGTGGAGGCACGTCGCCTCCGGACGCGGCGGGGCACGGAGATCATTGCTATGTATGTAGGGTGTCCCAAGGCGAGTCTCACCGTGCTGTACTCGCACGGCAATGCCGCCGACCTCGGCAAGATGTATGAGCTCTTCATAGAGTTCAGCGCTCGCCCCCACGTCAACATCATGGG GTATGATTATTCTGGTTATGGACGGTCATCAGGCAAG GCAAGTGAAGCTAATACATTTGCTGACATAGAGTCTGCATATAAATGCCTTGTGGAGGTTTATGGGACTAGGGAAGAAGACATTGTTCTTTATGGTCAATCTGTCGGTAGTGGCCCCACTGTTGATTTAGCTGCTCACTTGCATCACATAAGAGCAGTTGTTCTGCATAGTCCCATACTTTCTGGCCTGCGTGTCATGTATTCTGTGAAGAAAACGTACTGGTTTGACATATATAAG AACATCGAGAAAATTCCCCTTGTTAAATGCCCTGTTCTGGTGATTCAT GGTACAAGTGACGATGTTGTTGATTTTTCCCATGGAAAGCGGATATGGGAGCTGAGCCAACAGAAGTATGAGCCTCTGTGGATCGAGGGAGGCGACCACTGTAACTTGGAGACCTTCCCAGTGTACATAAGGCATCTGAAGAAGTTTCTGTCGGCTGTAGAGAAGTTGCCTGCTGGAAAAGAAGCAGCACCTGAGAGTGAGAAGTTGCTAGCTGGAAATGAAAAACCTTCAGATAGCGTCGCTCTTTCTGAGCCGCATTTGATGACCTCGCAGAGGTTAGAGCCATCGAGGAAGAGCTCAAGGCATGAGCAGCCTCCTAGGCTGAGCACTGAACGTGTAGATAAACACCGTCGAAGTACAGACGTCAGGGAAAAGGCAAGGTCCATCACACATAAGGAGAGATCAAGGAGAAGTGTCGATACATTTGACAGGACAAGAGATGAAAATGAACAGACAGACAAACCAAGGAAAAGCATTGACAG GCTTGGCGAGATGATTAGATCAATGGGCCTCTGCAATGTTGATTGCTTCAAAGAGCCTTCTCGAAAAACTGAGGCTTGCTGA